CCTGGACCCTCCCGCCCGGATCCGCCGGCGCGGGGGCCGGCGTCGCGGAGAGCAAGTACCCCGCCTGGAAGCGGGACTTCGCGCCGACCGCCCGCATGATCTCCGCGATGTGGCGCTGGCACGTCCGTTCCGACATGCCGAGGCGGCGCGCGATCACCTTGTCCTCCAGCCCCTCCGACAGCAGCCGCACGATCGTCTGCCGCAGCTCGTCCGAGATCGACCGCGCCGCCTCCGGGCTCACCGACGTCGGGAACGGGTCCGCCCCCAGCCAGGACCGCTCGAAGGCCGCCGTCATGAAGTGCACGACGCTCGGCTCCCGCACCACCAGCGCCGCCCCGGTCCGGTCCGGCACCGCCATCAGCCCCGTGCGCCCGTCGAAGACCAGCATCCGCATCAGCCCGTCGCCCAGGGTCCGTACCTGCGCGCCGAGCGCCGTCACCCGCTCGACGTACGCCGCCGTCGGCCGCGAGTACCGCGCCGTGTGCTGGTAGATCGTCCGCATCCGGACGCCGCGCGTCAGCAGCGACTCGTCCCGCCCGATCGCCTCCTCCAGCGTCTCCGGCGGCCGCCCGCCGCCGGGCTGCGAGGTCAGCAGCTC
Above is a genomic segment from Streptomyces sp. NBC_01233 containing:
- a CDS encoding helix-turn-helix transcriptional regulator — translated: MPVEETGAGGAAGGTGAAGELSPAARRLYAYAVERHAFDAGEATEALGVRAAAAITELAAAHLLQRAPGGGPDRWSAVAPRAAAARALAPLALLVRETHDEMDRLRGRLDTLVPAYEAGTAHRDLSGSGRLELVTDLGAVRGLIAELVASCERELLTSQPGGGRPPETLEEAIGRDESLLTRGVRMRTIYQHTARYSRPTAAYVERVTALGAQVRTLGDGLMRMLVFDGRTGLMAVPDRTGAALVVREPSVVHFMTAAFERSWLGADPFPTSVSPEAARSISDELRQTIVRLLSEGLEDKVIARRLGMSERTCQRHIAEIMRAVGAKSRFQAGYLLSATPAPAPADPGGRVQDGRYGPLYRS